Proteins encoded together in one Branchiostoma lanceolatum isolate klBraLanc5 chromosome 11, klBraLanc5.hap2, whole genome shotgun sequence window:
- the LOC136444525 gene encoding intraflagellar transport protein 74 homolog isoform X2, which produces MSRAPPTAIRLGTGAPGTARPGTRGGAAGGSVLGSQVRVVDRPMTQQGLGGMKTGSKGPQRQVQDRSFWLGQLRSKIQELQAEVTRLTREKETLEQENSSYLSYEKRAETLASELRGLQGELADYNMLVDKINTDTEMEEVMEDYNMLKVQNDREEKNMDTIFTERRQKEEQLRQLEQEIEQQRRLTDSLVEGMSPDKKGLYNQLKKANLALLEDLERQQQELDSLNMKRENLEDELSTSTIKQEAVRLYEQLHELQEKRDNLMAEDQAKGSPAEEREKLLKQVKEDNQEIASMDRQTGEIREKINVLQEEIRQLDMDLEEHQGERNLKYKELKKREETMDEFLNSFEQTKGSELETKGQLEGNIVALLEASSRKITRARHLPGVTQQQLRTLQDDLNFKETEMEKSKATAANLAEESQKLQMDLAKVEQLETKITTELESLKQKIQQMHEELSTYEDLDKLKEHHEEKKRKLQEDKVLLMKRRDMFKTGMSELSAQYDLLKAQLNDNETHTQLSNLQRKWQHHEQNNFVMKEFIATKTMESDFRPTMSKVTKTVEDYNKMLQDQLSGRPVA; this is translated from the exons GTCCTCAGAGACAAGTTCAAGACAGATCATTTTGGCTGGGCCAGCTACG GTCTAAGATACAGGAACTGCAGGCTGAGGTGACCAGGCTGACTAGAGAGAAGGAGACTCTTGAGCAGGAGAACTCTTCCTACCTGTCTTATGAGAAAAG GGCTGAAACACTGGCCAGTGAACTCAGAGGCTTGCAAGGAGAGTTGGCCGACTACAACATG CTTGTTGACAAGATAAACACAGATACAGAGATGGAGGAAGTTATGGAAGATTACAACATG CTGAAAGTCCAGAATGACAGGGAAGAAAAGAACATGGACACCATTTTTACAGAGAGAAGACA GAAAGAAGAACAGCTAAGACAGCTGGAACAGGAGATTGAACAGCAGCGCCGTCTGACAGACAGCTTGGTGGAGGGAATG AGTCCAGACAAGAAAGGCTTGTACAACCAGCTAAAGAAAGCAAACCTAGCATTGCTGGAG GATCTGGAGAGACAACAACAAGAGCTGGATTCTCTTAATATGAAGAGGGAGAACTTAGAAGAC GAGCTGTCGACGTCCACGATCAAACAGGAGGCGGTGCGCCTGTACGAGCAGCTTCACGAGCTACAGGAGAAACGGGACAACCTGATGGCGGAGGACCAGGCCAAGGGCTCGCCCGCCGAGGAGCGCGAGAAACTCCTCAAACAGGTGAAGGAGGACAACCAGGAGATCGCCAGCATGGACAGGCA AACGGGTGAGATCCGAGAGAAGATCAACGTTCTACAGGAGGAGATCCGCCAGCTGGACATGGATCTGGAGGAGCACCAGG GTGAGAGGAACCTGAAGTACAAGGAGcttaagaagagagaagagaccaTGGATGAGTTCCTGAACAGCTTTGAACAGACCAAGGGCTCTGAACTG GAAACTAAGGGACAACTGGAGGGCAACATTGTGGCACTTCTGGAGGCCTCAAGCAGG AAAATCACCCGCGCCCGGCACCTGCCAGGTGTGACCCAGCAGCAGCTGCGGACCCTTCAGGACGACCTGAACTTTAAGGAGACGGAGATGGAGAAGTCCAAGGCCACTGCCGCCAACCTGGCTGAAG AGAGCCAGAAGCTCCAGATGGACCTGGCGAAGGTTGAGCAGCTGGAGACTAAGATCACCACAGAGCTGGAGTCTCTCAAACAGAAGATACAACAGATGCACGAAGAACTGTCCACCTACGAAGACTTGGACAAACTCAAGGAGCACCATGAGGAGAAGAAAAGG AAACTTCAAGAGGACAAGGTGTTACTTATGAAGAGGCGGGACATGTTTAAAACAG GAATGTCGGAGCTGTCGGCGCAGTACGACCTCCTAAAGGCCCAGCTGAACGACAACGAGACTCACACCCAGCTCAGTAACCTCCAGCGGAAGTGGCAGCACCACGAACAGAACAACTTCGTCATGAAGGAGT TCATTGCCACAAAGACAATGGAGAGTGATTTCCGTCCGACGATGTCGAAAGTCACCAAGACTGTGGAGGATTATAACAAGATGCTTCAGGATCAGCTCAGCGGGCGGCCAGTGGCCTAG